The nucleotide window CGAGTTGGCGTCGTTTACTGCAAAAGCGGCCATGCCACGCTCGCGATGCCAGCGGGTGAGTATGAGCTGCGTGCCGGGCGCGGCTTTGAATGGAGTGTGGCGCTCCAAAAAATCACGCTGAAGGCCGGTGACGCCCAGGAGGCAAAACTCACGCTCCGCCGCGAGGTGGACACCACAGGATGGATCGCGGCAGATAGCCATATTCATACTCTGACGCACAGCGGCCATGGGGATGCGCGGATCGACGAGCGCATGCTGACCATCGCGGGCGAAGGCATCGAGCTCGCCGTGGCCACGGATCACAATCATCACACCGATTATGCACCGATAGCGGCCAAATCTGGCGTGGCAGCGGCTTTCACACCGATCATCGGCAATGAGGTGACGACGAAGCACGGTCACTTCAATGCCTTCCCGATCCAGCCGGGTGCAGCGGTGGTGAATCACCAGGATGATGAATGGTCGCGGCTCATCCCAGCGATCCGCGCCACGCCAGGGGTGAAGGTGATCACGCTGAATCATCCACGGGACCTGCATAGTGGTTTTGTCCCGCTCGGAGGGCTGCACTTCAATCCGAGCACCGGTAGGCACCGGGATGCCGCTGCGCTGGATGTGGATGCGCTGGAGGTGATCACCTCTGCAGCGATGCAGACGGATATTTTCCTGCTCTACCGCGATTGGTTTGCACTGCTTAATCGCGGACATCGAATTGCGGCCATCGCATCGAGTGATACGCATGACGTGAACCGCTTCATCCTGGGCCAGGGTCGCACATATGTCGCGGCGAAGGATGCTGATCCTGCGGGACTGAATCTGGATGAAGTCTGGCGCAGCTATGATGAGGGCCGATTGCTGCCCAGCCTGGGTTTACTTACGAACATGCGTGTGGGAGGCAGTTTCGGCGTCGGAGACCTCGCCACGGGTCTGCCAGAGCGATTTCAGGTGGAAATCACCGTGAGTGGCCCAGCGTGGTCGCGCGTGGATCACATCGCCCTCTATGCGAATGGCATCTGTATCCATGAAGAGGCCGTGGAGGATGCTGCGCGGGCTGGTATCCAGAAAAAGCTCACTCTCCTTCTGCCAAGACCCGCGCATGATGTACACCTCGTAGCGATCGCGACGGGGCCGGGCGTGACGGCACCTTTTTGGGAGATTCCGCGTCCGTATCAGGCCAGCAGCAAGACCTTCACC belongs to Verrucomicrobiaceae bacterium and includes:
- a CDS encoding PHP domain-containing protein — translated: MHFLPLFFAALGSLAASASAEQTVLEPRRLHLGRKGAYEWEEFKERAVDAERLELHFTAKSNATEHTLRLWQSQVKQNWPILLNGKKLGSLTPAETPMEMLLSVPAGSIKDGENTLLIEAPANLDDIEVGPIFLVPEKAQTFLSAAKIDVQVTEAETGSSIPCRLTLTRMDGTLQPLLATPTGDVATRVGVVYCKSGHATLAMPAGEYELRAGRGFEWSVALQKITLKAGDAQEAKLTLRREVDTTGWIAADSHIHTLTHSGHGDARIDERMLTIAGEGIELAVATDHNHHTDYAPIAAKSGVAAAFTPIIGNEVTTKHGHFNAFPIQPGAAVVNHQDDEWSRLIPAIRATPGVKVITLNHPRDLHSGFVPLGGLHFNPSTGRHRDAAALDVDALEVITSAAMQTDIFLLYRDWFALLNRGHRIAAIASSDTHDVNRFILGQGRTYVAAKDADPAGLNLDEVWRSYDEGRLLPSLGLLTNMRVGGSFGVGDLATGLPERFQVEITVSGPAWSRVDHIALYANGICIHEEAVEDAARAGIQKKLTLLLPRPAHDVHLVAIATGPGVTAPFWEIPRPYQASSKTFTSRVIGSTNPIWVDADLDGHFSSAYAIAQKLLQSGQDDPAKLTGYDAAVKTQLESLRSAK